One part of the Pseudopipra pipra isolate bDixPip1 chromosome 3, bDixPip1.hap1, whole genome shotgun sequence genome encodes these proteins:
- the UNC93A gene encoding protein unc-93 homolog A translates to MERNLKNVLVISFGFLLLFTAYGGLQSLQSSLNSEEGLGVASLSVLYAALILSSMFLPPILIKKLGCKWTIAISMCCYIAFSLGNFYASWYTLIPTSVILGLGGAPLWSAKCTYLTIAGTSYAEKAGKNAKDIINQYFGVFFLVFQSSGIWGNLISSLIFSQSSTKVEISEEDLACCGAYNCLADTTNTTDSAKPSQSLIYTLLGVYTASGVLAVLLIIIFLDQIKSDQAETEKEKLEISSFWSTFLATFQHLKDKRQCLLIPLTMYSGFEQGFLSGDYTKAYVTCAVGIQYVGYVMICFAAVNSLCSLLFGKISQFTGRKLLFALATVTNTACIIALLLWKPHPKQLAVFFVFPALWGLSDAVWQTQTNGLYGILFEKHKEAAFANYRLWESLGFVIAFGYSTKLQVYIKLYILLSVLVLSMVTYGIVECLEARSSPGTPTATKKENGGPLTQETHM, encoded by the exons ATGGAAAGGAATCTTAAGAATGTTTTGGTCATTTCTTTCGGATTTTTACTCCTCTTTACTGCTTACGGAGGACTCCAAAGTCTACAG AGCAGTCTCAACTCAGAAGAAGGCCTGGGTGTTGCTTCCCTAAGTGTTCTCTATGCTGCACTCATCTTATCGTCTATGTTCCTCCCTCCAATCCTCATCAAGAAGCTGGGCTGCAAGTGGACCATTGCAATCTCTATGTGCTGCTACATTGCATTCTCCTTAGGGAACTTCTATGCTAGCTG GTACACACTAATCCCTACATCTGTGATCCTGGGCTTAGGAGGAGCACCACTCTGGTCTGCCAAATGCACTTACCTCACCATTGCTGGCACTTCTTATGctgagaaagcaggaaaaaatgcaaaagacaTTATCAACCAATATTTTGGGGTCTTCTTTCTGGTATTTCAGTCCTCTGGCATCTGGGGAAATCTTATCTCATCCTTGATATTTAGCCAATCTTCCACCAaag TGGAAATCTCAGAAGAAGACCTGGCATGCTGTGGAGCATACAACTGCCTGGCTGATACCACTAACACCACTGATTCAGCGAAACCCTCCCAATCCTTAATCTACACACTGCTAGGTGTTTACACTG ctagTGGTGTGCTAGCTGTGTTGCTGATTATTATATTTCTGGACCAGATCAAATCTGATCAAGCAgagactgagaaagaaaaactagAGATATCATCTTTTTGGTCTACATTCCTAGCAACTTTCCAGCATCTTAAAGATAAAAGGCAGTGTCTTCTAATCCCTCTGACAATGTACAGTGGGTTTGAACAGGGATTTCTTTCTGGTGACTATACAAAG gcaTACGTGACCTGTGCAGTAGGGATACAGTACGTTGGCTACGTGATGATCTGCTTTGCAGCTGTaaattccctctgctctctgctcttcGGAAAGATCTCTCAGTTCACGGGTAGAAAACTTCTATTTGCATTAG CCACAGTCACAAACACCGCCTGTATAATAGCACTACTGCTGTGGAAACCTCATCCTAAGCAGCTCGCTGTGTTTTTTGTATTCCCTGCTCTTTGGGGCCTATCTGATGCTGTTTGGCAAACACAAACTAATG gaCTCTATGGCATTTTATTTGAGAAACACAAGGAGGCTGCCTTTGCAAATTACCGTCTCTGGGAATCACTTGGATTTGTCATCGCCTTTGGTTATAGCACCAAATTGCAAGTTTACATCAAACTGTACATTTTATTGTCTGTGCTTGTGTTGTCTATGGTGACATATGGAATAGTTGAATGCCTTGAGGCTAGGAGCTCCCCTGGGACACCTACTGCTACGAAGAAGGAAAATGGAGGACCCCTGACCCAAGAAACACACATGTAA